In one Dreissena polymorpha isolate Duluth1 chromosome 7, UMN_Dpol_1.0, whole genome shotgun sequence genomic region, the following are encoded:
- the LOC127838745 gene encoding uncharacterized protein LOC127838745 isoform X2, whose amino-acid sequence MATPNKKACKTDIRRYCISIPGKNSGTETKQDVKDSEYINRSDERDSGHAYDSNHDVEGRKRREERECSGADDGNHDVDDGNRSDEREGSDAGDGNHDVEDGIRRDEGECSDANDSNHDVEDGIIRDELERSDADDGNHDHDGSGDVENSDDNAEGNGPGDIIGEILNFVSIYKIMNCRFTGLESVRDMQSLKKAIIETLTKSHNLSYKDHSCHEFGEFNVEWFCHSTKNTFNSNSVKISKELTGSEQSKIPGDRKSGNVQAFYRLKNRQPEIFLLCDGSTYQFILHLADPEFRTNCAKHYIDENNVLKIERYSLAGADLSTNTLFKAKQSIHNIQLEQYIAGITSDIRKDTQLWQLLVKVSGKQSSIGIGFGLNNVCIRMRMGLTTSAAVLKTISSELENIPKTEGPLVQAFEYVKRVKDTSKMADLSKLMCKKFLETIKNGIIDDLYLSHRFFHDFQNSSSFTLKHGLKTLKEWRSVPTMHDVITKLKRHFSESLCLEPIVGSDSRLGHLLENNAIKLSFTTPDKIKAEPIQNFIHGCVVDGDTMYYRLSNKWFKFHSSFFFNIDRNFSILVENCHFQDDEKDILSKILKFPWQYKSDIDVEKHCKILNMNNEELKRLLEMLCKKINIVINDEVCLTEKSYVIPGIAKLCKDYKKKKEQEKKKEKKKKSLDPSLKTSTTEKPDGVKKKKSQRKEESARKILWACRSGVSATPTMQQLLKKPVQVCDRTNDTFTVLNPVLHEELLSEVVSNFPNLDLKENDILCFLKCMMPLKEGDFNELFLFCEQPGYVVFPGDRILSNNVELFDIVIHEEKTKKTFLIHTKDELNHTTRESCAQIRNSAELMWHDLERGHNEHLSLWWEHATKTKSKDVYRQLLKKKLEGIGKKDFLKMFSNEITVVFVLAFRSSNMKPCLSFEFRPIKANDFAGLKPNDNKVFDILVENEYVTETGFLTDRLQILTQAKFITECKQRTILTEYSEDEKKDIYNKLKEIGMCNLSTIAKLELLTLDSTFNRFQKGSRKYFELRLLELESS is encoded by the exons ATGGCTACGCCAAATAAAAAAGCATGTAAAACTGATATTCGGAGGTATTGTATATCCATACCCGGAAAAAATTCGGGTACGGAAACGAAACAAGACGTTAAAGATAGTGAGTATATTAACAGAAGTGATGAACGTGATAGTGGTCATGCATATGACAGTAATCATGACGTTGAAG GTCGTAAAAGAAGGGAAGAACGTGAATGCAGTGGTGCGGATGATGGTAATCATGACGTTGATGATGGAAATAGAAGTGATGAACGTGAAGGCAGTGATGCGGGTGATGGTAATCATGATGTTGAAGATGGTATAAGAAGGGATGAAGGTGAATGCAGTGATGCGAATGATAGTAATCATGACGTTGAAGATGGTATAATAAGGGATGAACTTGAACGCAGTGATGCAGATGACGGTAATCATGACCATGATGGAAGTGGTGACGTTGAAAATAGTGATGATAATGCTGAAGGTAATGGTCCTGGTGACATAATAGGAGAGATTTTAAATTTTGTGTCGATATACAAAATTATGAATTGTCGATTCACAGGATTAGAAAGCGTCCGTGACATGCAATCGTTAAAGAAAGCAATTATAGAAACGTTAACAAAATCCCATAATCTTTCATATAAAGATCATTCATGTCATGAGTTCGGAGAATTCAATGTAGAATGGTTTTGTCACAGTACAAAGAATACATTCAATTCAAATTCTGTTAAGATATCGAAAGAACTTACAGGATCAGAACAATCTAAGATTCCAGGAGACAGAAAATCAGGAAATGTTCAGGCATTTTACAGATTAAAAAACAGACAACCAGAGATTTTCTTATTGTGCGATGGATCAACATACCAATTTATTCTACATCTTGCAGATCCTGAATTTAGAACTAACTGTGCAAAACATTATATAGACGAGAACAATGTTCTAAAAATTGAGAGGTACAGCTTGGCTGGAGCTGATCTCTCAACAAATACACTTTTCAAGGCCAAACAATCCATTCATAACATCCAACTGGAACAGTATATTGCCGGTATAACCAGTGATATTAGGAAAGATACACAATTATGGCAACTATTAGTTAAAGTTAGTGGCAAACAATCTAGCATAGGAATAGGCTTTGGACTTAATAATGTGTGTATTAGAATGAGAATGGGGTTAACTACATCAGCAgctgttttgaaaacaatttctaGCGAATTAGAAAACATTCCGAAAACCGAAGGGCCTTTGGTTCAAGCATTTGAATACGTTAAAAGAGTAAAAGACACATCCAAAATGGCAGATCTGAGCAAACTTATGTGCAAAAAGTTTTTAGAGACTATCAAAAATGGAATCATTGATGACTTGTATCTAAGTCATCGCTTCTTTCATGATTTTCAAAATTCGTCTTCGTTCACTCTTAAACATGGATTAAAGACATTAAAGGAATGGCGTTCTGTTCCTACAATGCACGACGTCATTACCAAACTTAAACGCCATTTTTCAGAGAGTTTATGCTTGGAACCTATTGTTGGTAGTGATTCCAGACTTGGGCATTTGTTGGAAAATAATGCTATCAAACTGTCTTTCACCACACCAGATAAAATCAAAGCTGAGCCCATTCAAAATTTCATACATGGGTGCGTAGTAGACGGCGACACCATGTACTATAGACTGTCAAACAAGTGGTTTAAATTTCACAGTTCATTCTTTTTTAATATCGACAGAAATTTTAGCATTCTTGTAGAAAACTGTCACTTTCAGGACGATGAAAAAGATATTCTTTCCAAAATTCTCAAGTTTCCATGGCAATATAAATCTGATATTGATGTAGAAAAACACTGCAAGATCCTAAACATGAACAATGAAGAGTTGAAACGTCTGTTGGAAatgttatgtaaaaaaataaacatcgtCATAAACGACGAGGTCTGTTTGACTGAGAAAAGCTATGTGATTCCTGGCATAGCCAAACTTTGCAAAGattacaagaaaaaaaaagaacaagaaaaaaaaaaagaaaaaaagaagaaatctTTAGATCCTTCTCTCAAAACTTCAACAACTGAAAAACCGGATGGAGTCAAGAAAAAGAAATCACAAAGAAAAGAAGAATCAGCTCGTAAAATTTTATGGGCGTGTAGATCTGGCGTTTCTGCAACACCTACAATGCAACAATTGCTCAAAAAGCCTGTGCAAGTGTGTGATCGAACAAATGACACATTTACTGTCCTGAATCCAGTGTTACATGAAGAGTTGTTGTCTGAAGTTGTAAGTAATTTTCCAAATTTGGATCTGAAAGAAAAcgatattttatgtttcttaaaATGTATGATGCCACTTAAGGAAGGAGATTTCAATGAGCTGTTTCTTTTTTGTGAACAACCGGGATACGTTGTTTTTCCCGGTGACAGAATTCTTTCGAATAACGTAGAGTTGTTTGATATTGTTATTCATGAAGAAAAAACAAAGAAGACATTCTTGATACACACTAAAGATGAATTAAATCACACCACAAGAGAATCATGTGCACAGATACGAAATTCAGCCGAATTGATGTGGCATGATCTCGAACGAGGTCATAACGAACATCTGTCGCTTTGGTGGGAACATGCAACGAAAACTAAGAGTAAGGATGTATACAGACAGTTGCTTAAAAAGAAGCTCGAAGGTATAGGCAAAAAagactttttaaaaatgttttcaaacgAAATCACTGTTGTATTTGTGCTTGCCTTCAGATCTTCCAACATGAAGCCATGCCTGTCCTTTGAATTTCGACCTATCAAAGCCAATGACTTTGCTGGATTGAAACctaatgacaacaaagtgtttgaCATATTGGTTGAAAACGAATATGTTACAGAAACTGGGTTTCTGACAGACAGGCTACAAATACTAACTCAGGCGAAATTTATCACAGAATGTAAACAACGGACAATTCTGACGGAATATTCTGAGGAcgaaaaaaaagatatttacaaCAAACTTAAAGAGATTGGAATGTGCAACCTTTCGACGATTGCTAAATTGGAACTTCTCACTCTTGATAGTACATTTAACAGATTTCAAAAAGGTTCACGGAAATATTTTGAATTACGACTTCTGGAACTGGAGTCCTCATAA
- the LOC127838745 gene encoding uncharacterized protein LOC127838745 isoform X1 produces MATPNKKACKTDIRRYCISIPGKNSGTETKQDVKDSEYINRSDERDSGHAYDSNHDVEGVNRREERECSGADDGNHGVDDGNRSDEREGSDAGDGNHDVEGRKRREERECSGADDGNHDVDDGNRSDEREGSDAGDGNHDVEDGIRRDEGECSDANDSNHDVEDGIIRDELERSDADDGNHDHDGSGDVENSDDNAEGNGPGDIIGEILNFVSIYKIMNCRFTGLESVRDMQSLKKAIIETLTKSHNLSYKDHSCHEFGEFNVEWFCHSTKNTFNSNSVKISKELTGSEQSKIPGDRKSGNVQAFYRLKNRQPEIFLLCDGSTYQFILHLADPEFRTNCAKHYIDENNVLKIERYSLAGADLSTNTLFKAKQSIHNIQLEQYIAGITSDIRKDTQLWQLLVKVSGKQSSIGIGFGLNNVCIRMRMGLTTSAAVLKTISSELENIPKTEGPLVQAFEYVKRVKDTSKMADLSKLMCKKFLETIKNGIIDDLYLSHRFFHDFQNSSSFTLKHGLKTLKEWRSVPTMHDVITKLKRHFSESLCLEPIVGSDSRLGHLLENNAIKLSFTTPDKIKAEPIQNFIHGCVVDGDTMYYRLSNKWFKFHSSFFFNIDRNFSILVENCHFQDDEKDILSKILKFPWQYKSDIDVEKHCKILNMNNEELKRLLEMLCKKINIVINDEVCLTEKSYVIPGIAKLCKDYKKKKEQEKKKEKKKKSLDPSLKTSTTEKPDGVKKKKSQRKEESARKILWACRSGVSATPTMQQLLKKPVQVCDRTNDTFTVLNPVLHEELLSEVVSNFPNLDLKENDILCFLKCMMPLKEGDFNELFLFCEQPGYVVFPGDRILSNNVELFDIVIHEEKTKKTFLIHTKDELNHTTRESCAQIRNSAELMWHDLERGHNEHLSLWWEHATKTKSKDVYRQLLKKKLEGIGKKDFLKMFSNEITVVFVLAFRSSNMKPCLSFEFRPIKANDFAGLKPNDNKVFDILVENEYVTETGFLTDRLQILTQAKFITECKQRTILTEYSEDEKKDIYNKLKEIGMCNLSTIAKLELLTLDSTFNRFQKGSRKYFELRLLELESS; encoded by the coding sequence ATGGCTACGCCAAATAAAAAAGCATGTAAAACTGATATTCGGAGGTATTGTATATCCATACCCGGAAAAAATTCGGGTACGGAAACGAAACAAGACGTTAAAGATAGTGAGTATATTAACAGAAGTGATGAACGTGATAGTGGTCATGCATATGACAGTAATCATGACGTTGAAGGTGTCAACAGAAGGGAAGAACGTGAATGCAGTGGTGCGGACGATGGTAATCATGGCGTTGATGATGGAAATAGAAGTGATGAACGTGAAGGCAGTGATGCGGGTGATGGTAATCATGACGTTGAAGGTCGTAAAAGAAGGGAAGAACGTGAATGCAGTGGTGCGGATGATGGTAATCATGACGTTGATGATGGAAATAGAAGTGATGAACGTGAAGGCAGTGATGCGGGTGATGGTAATCATGATGTTGAAGATGGTATAAGAAGGGATGAAGGTGAATGCAGTGATGCGAATGATAGTAATCATGACGTTGAAGATGGTATAATAAGGGATGAACTTGAACGCAGTGATGCAGATGACGGTAATCATGACCATGATGGAAGTGGTGACGTTGAAAATAGTGATGATAATGCTGAAGGTAATGGTCCTGGTGACATAATAGGAGAGATTTTAAATTTTGTGTCGATATACAAAATTATGAATTGTCGATTCACAGGATTAGAAAGCGTCCGTGACATGCAATCGTTAAAGAAAGCAATTATAGAAACGTTAACAAAATCCCATAATCTTTCATATAAAGATCATTCATGTCATGAGTTCGGAGAATTCAATGTAGAATGGTTTTGTCACAGTACAAAGAATACATTCAATTCAAATTCTGTTAAGATATCGAAAGAACTTACAGGATCAGAACAATCTAAGATTCCAGGAGACAGAAAATCAGGAAATGTTCAGGCATTTTACAGATTAAAAAACAGACAACCAGAGATTTTCTTATTGTGCGATGGATCAACATACCAATTTATTCTACATCTTGCAGATCCTGAATTTAGAACTAACTGTGCAAAACATTATATAGACGAGAACAATGTTCTAAAAATTGAGAGGTACAGCTTGGCTGGAGCTGATCTCTCAACAAATACACTTTTCAAGGCCAAACAATCCATTCATAACATCCAACTGGAACAGTATATTGCCGGTATAACCAGTGATATTAGGAAAGATACACAATTATGGCAACTATTAGTTAAAGTTAGTGGCAAACAATCTAGCATAGGAATAGGCTTTGGACTTAATAATGTGTGTATTAGAATGAGAATGGGGTTAACTACATCAGCAgctgttttgaaaacaatttctaGCGAATTAGAAAACATTCCGAAAACCGAAGGGCCTTTGGTTCAAGCATTTGAATACGTTAAAAGAGTAAAAGACACATCCAAAATGGCAGATCTGAGCAAACTTATGTGCAAAAAGTTTTTAGAGACTATCAAAAATGGAATCATTGATGACTTGTATCTAAGTCATCGCTTCTTTCATGATTTTCAAAATTCGTCTTCGTTCACTCTTAAACATGGATTAAAGACATTAAAGGAATGGCGTTCTGTTCCTACAATGCACGACGTCATTACCAAACTTAAACGCCATTTTTCAGAGAGTTTATGCTTGGAACCTATTGTTGGTAGTGATTCCAGACTTGGGCATTTGTTGGAAAATAATGCTATCAAACTGTCTTTCACCACACCAGATAAAATCAAAGCTGAGCCCATTCAAAATTTCATACATGGGTGCGTAGTAGACGGCGACACCATGTACTATAGACTGTCAAACAAGTGGTTTAAATTTCACAGTTCATTCTTTTTTAATATCGACAGAAATTTTAGCATTCTTGTAGAAAACTGTCACTTTCAGGACGATGAAAAAGATATTCTTTCCAAAATTCTCAAGTTTCCATGGCAATATAAATCTGATATTGATGTAGAAAAACACTGCAAGATCCTAAACATGAACAATGAAGAGTTGAAACGTCTGTTGGAAatgttatgtaaaaaaataaacatcgtCATAAACGACGAGGTCTGTTTGACTGAGAAAAGCTATGTGATTCCTGGCATAGCCAAACTTTGCAAAGattacaagaaaaaaaaagaacaagaaaaaaaaaaagaaaaaaagaagaaatctTTAGATCCTTCTCTCAAAACTTCAACAACTGAAAAACCGGATGGAGTCAAGAAAAAGAAATCACAAAGAAAAGAAGAATCAGCTCGTAAAATTTTATGGGCGTGTAGATCTGGCGTTTCTGCAACACCTACAATGCAACAATTGCTCAAAAAGCCTGTGCAAGTGTGTGATCGAACAAATGACACATTTACTGTCCTGAATCCAGTGTTACATGAAGAGTTGTTGTCTGAAGTTGTAAGTAATTTTCCAAATTTGGATCTGAAAGAAAAcgatattttatgtttcttaaaATGTATGATGCCACTTAAGGAAGGAGATTTCAATGAGCTGTTTCTTTTTTGTGAACAACCGGGATACGTTGTTTTTCCCGGTGACAGAATTCTTTCGAATAACGTAGAGTTGTTTGATATTGTTATTCATGAAGAAAAAACAAAGAAGACATTCTTGATACACACTAAAGATGAATTAAATCACACCACAAGAGAATCATGTGCACAGATACGAAATTCAGCCGAATTGATGTGGCATGATCTCGAACGAGGTCATAACGAACATCTGTCGCTTTGGTGGGAACATGCAACGAAAACTAAGAGTAAGGATGTATACAGACAGTTGCTTAAAAAGAAGCTCGAAGGTATAGGCAAAAAagactttttaaaaatgttttcaaacgAAATCACTGTTGTATTTGTGCTTGCCTTCAGATCTTCCAACATGAAGCCATGCCTGTCCTTTGAATTTCGACCTATCAAAGCCAATGACTTTGCTGGATTGAAACctaatgacaacaaagtgtttgaCATATTGGTTGAAAACGAATATGTTACAGAAACTGGGTTTCTGACAGACAGGCTACAAATACTAACTCAGGCGAAATTTATCACAGAATGTAAACAACGGACAATTCTGACGGAATATTCTGAGGAcgaaaaaaaagatatttacaaCAAACTTAAAGAGATTGGAATGTGCAACCTTTCGACGATTGCTAAATTGGAACTTCTCACTCTTGATAGTACATTTAACAGATTTCAAAAAGGTTCACGGAAATATTTTGAATTACGACTTCTGGAACTGGAGTCCTCATAA